A genomic stretch from Pochonia chlamydosporia 170 chromosome 4, whole genome shotgun sequence includes:
- a CDS encoding ThiF domain-containing protein (similar to Neosartorya fischeri NRRL 181 XP_001259824.1), translated as MASFLSDTFSNPRFQLIATAVLSGATAASLILGYQALEREERLSELKSSIPSLGDGAHHIKKLNDFGASSESAADKEDARNQALARRAQAGDFDEELILEQLARNRVFLTLEGLAKLRDSFVIVVGCGGVGSHCTASLARSGVSKIRLIDFDQVTLSSLNRHAVATLADVGIPKVYCLQRRLIAIAPWVKFDLQQEKFDGSVASQMLGAWGDGRQPDFIVDAIDNIDTKVELLKYCYDHKLPVISAMGAGCKSDPTRIVIGDIGSSRDDGLSRATRRRLKLLGITSGIPAVYSTEQSGEGKAELLPLPDEEFQKGSVGDLGVMPNFRVRILPVLGTMPAIFGLTTANHVILSITGYPLDYAPAKGREKMYEGMMTYVQGSEDRLARILGLDSVGLKTPLTSGDVAFLAEELYHGRSAVSGISTKLVLARWQRPHSTNMSVIGEGKDVQKCSTVRLRDLVCMTKEEATRHEKEIFKAGKALNDVYDTETIERIEAKLAVAAKYEQYR; from the coding sequence AtggcttcttttctttctgATACATTTTCAAACCCGCGATTTCAGCTTATTGCCACAGCTGTGCTGTCAGGCGCAACTGCTGCGTCACTCATACTTGGGTATCAAGCATTGGAGCGAGAAGAGAGACTTTCCGAGCTCAAAAGTTCTATTCCCTCGCTGGGGGATGGTGCTCACCATATCAAAAAACTGAATGACTTTGGCGCGTCTTCAGAATCAGCAGCTGACAAGGAGGATGCACGCAATCAAGCACTCGCGAGGAGGGCACAAGCAGGAGATTTTGATGAAGAGCTGATCCTCGAACAACTGGCACGGAACAGAGTCTTTCTCACTCTTGAGGGACTCGCAAAGCTACGTGATTCATTTGTCATTGTGGTAGGCTGCGGCGGTGTTGGATCGCACTGCACTGCGTCACTTGCACGCTCAGGCGTTTCTAAGATTCGACTGATTGACTTTGATCAAGTCACCCTCAGCTCTCTGAACAGACATGCCGTTGCTACATTGGCAGATGTCGGCATTCCCAAGGTCTACTGCCTTCAACGACGGTTGATCGCCATTGCTCCCTGGGTGAAATTTGATCTTCAACAAGAGAAATTTGATGGATCCGTGGCATCACAGATGTTGGGTGCTTGGGGAGATGGACGACAGCCTgacttcattgttgatgccatcgACAATATCGATACTAAAGTTGAGCTTTTGAAGTACTGTTACGATCACAAACTGCCAGTAATTAGCGCAATGGGGGCCGGCTGCAAAAGTGATCCGACGAGAATTGTCATCGGGGACATTGGATCGAGTCGAGACGATGGGCTATCACGGGCAACCAGGCGGCGTCTCAAGCTGCTGGGCATCACTAGCGGCATCCCGGCAGTCTATTCAACCGAACAGTCCGGGGAAGGCAAGGCCGAGTTGCTGCCGCTTCCCGATGAGGAGTTTCAAAAGGGTTCCGTCGGTGACCTTGGTGTGATGCCCAACTTCAGAGTCAGAATACTTCCAGTGCTGGGTACTATGCCTGCTATTTTTGGACTCACGACAGCAAACCATGTCATCTTAAGTATCACGGGCTATCCGCTAGACTATGCTCCTGCCAAAGGCCGAGAGAAAATGTACGAGGGAATGATGACGTATGTTCAAGGCTCTGAAGACAGACTTGCTCGAATCTTGGGTTTGGACTCGGTTGGCTTAAAGACTCCTCTTACATCCGGAGATgttgcctttttggcagAAGAGTTATATCACGGGCGTAGTGCCGTCAGTGGTATATCGACAAAACTTGTACTGGCGCGATGGCAGAGACCGCACAGTACAAACATGAGTGTCATTGGGGAGGGTAAAGATGTACAGAAATGCTCTACTGTGCGACTACGAGATCTTGTGTGTATGACCAAGGAAGAAGCAACAAGACATGAGAAGGAGATCTTCAAGGCGGGCAAGGCTCTGAACGACGTGTACGATACGGAAACGATTGAAAGGATTGAAGCGAAGTTGGCAGTGGCTGCCAAGTACGAACAATATAGATAG
- a CDS encoding telomerase-binding protein EST1A (similar to Marssonina brunnea f. sp. 'multigermtubi' MB_m1 XP_007295500.1): MDKLTKGWVQHQRKAARREAESRGHQCLHCDAELPPEFEAFRAHYTLNHPALAVESDIDEEFKNFTTLQKSTARTLKDTQVTGVGTRKRPVSGNPDLAEDELDRLNLAGDETTPSRRGSKKICSPPASVTQQRGSRGSSPPTPMRSRARPTEREDGFVRGSKNVSGRQLWTADDNRKGAAPQRPRTPQTRRGPLAASGSHRRSPQHRTHPKFSQHHAHVQSPSDNEVSSELFRQPDTRPISSDQLAAEVQGIYAGLVLLENKCIEYDNSQIHAELSEEQYHALISLHRSLLHEHHDFLLASQHPSASDALRRLASDHRMPARMWHHGIHSFLELLRPKLSKSLEHMLTFIYIAYTMIALLYETVPAFEDTWVECLGDLGRYRMAVEDDDIRDREIWTGVSKYWYTKASDKAPTTGRLYHHLAILARPNALQQLYFYAKSLCVPIPFLKARKSIMTLFQPLLIPSPNTVQRLDPVDAAFVRVHGIIFSGKHEDQLEPSMKQFLDLLDSRIGREHGNWLESGYYIGISLSCLLLGFGDESNVLMRAILNRNRKHSEDMDDNSEANTKPCATFKTSVSFAARTFEIVIARWGDKNTLPCLHTLLVFYWFMMDFDAGKQYLEDSLPWEQTALLLNYLLRTSEVAPRLDTDEIPWPEGGIAHPLPEDYAMRGLIYTENYYPKNWFDNTAIDDDEKYFEPASTVGKRSERILWLGHSIALKRRKLFWDKHAKQFSTKSNEIDVRQNAAGTPEPPALEPAVASAETETTSP, encoded by the exons ATGgacaaactcaccaaagGATGGGTCCAGCATCAACGGAAAGCTGCTCGCCGAGAAGCTGAATCTCGTGGCCACCAGTGCCTGCATTGTGATGCCGAACTCCCACCAGAATTCGAGGCATTCAGGGCCCACTATACGTTGAATCACCCGGCATTGGCCGTGGAATCTGATATTGATGAAGAATTTAAAAACTTCACAACACTGCA AAAATCGACAGCCAGGACGTTGAAAGACACCCAGGTTACTGGAGTTGGTACTAGGAAGAGACCTGTGTCTGGCAATCCTGACCTGGCTGAGGATGAGCTTGACAGATTGAAtttggctggtgatgagacgACGCCAAGCCGACGTGGGAGTAAGAAGATATGCTCCCCTCCTGCATCGGTAACTCAACAGCGTGGATCGCGTGGATCGTCACCGCCCACCCCTATGCGAAGTCGTGCCAGACCGACCGAGAGGGAGGATGGTTTTGTTCGTGGCAGCAAGAATGTATCTGGTAGGCAGCTTTGGACGGCTGATGACAACCGAAAAGGGGCCGCACCACAGCGACCCAGGACACCACAGACCAGACGCGGTCCATTAGCGGCGAGCGGGAGTCATCGGCGGTCTCCGCAGCACCGAACACATCCCAAGTTCTCACAGCATCATGCCCATGTTCAGTCGCCTTCTGACAACGAAGTGTCATCCGAGTTATTCCGGCAACCTGATACCAGGCCAATATCATCAGATCAGCTCGCGGCTGAAGTCCAAGGCATTTATGCCGGATTGGTCTTGCTTGAGAACAAATGCATTGAGTATGACAATTCTCAGATCCATGCCGAACTAAGTGAGGAGCAATATCATGCACTGATATCTCTACATCGCTCCTTACTCCACGAACATCATGACTTCCTATTGGCATCCCAACATCCGTCGGCGAGTGATGCGCTTCGACGACTCGCTTCTGACCACAGAATGCCTGCGCGTATGTGGCATCATGGTATTCACTCATTCTTGGAGCTCCTGAGACCAAAGCTGTCAAAGTCACTAGAACACATGCTGACGTTTATATACATTGCCTACACGATGATTGCGTTGCTATATGAAACTGTGCCTGCATTTGAAGATACTTGGGTCGAATGCTTAGGCGATCTAGGGCGTTATAGGATGGCCGTGGAAGACGATGATATTCGGGATCGAGAAATTTGGACTGGGGTCTCAAAGTACTGGTACACAAAGGCTTCTGACAAGGCACCAACGACAGGGCGACTCTACCACCACCTAGCAATTTTGGCGCGGCCGAATGCACTCCAGCAATTGTACTTTTACGCCAAATCTCTTTGCGTGCCAATTCCTTTTCTTAAGGCCCGAAAGAGCATCATGACGCTATTTCAGCCCTTGTTGATTCCTAGTCCAAACACTGTTCAGCGTTTAGACCCGGTGGATGCGGCATTTGTTCGTGTTCATGGTATAATATTCTCTGGGAAGCATGAAGATCAACTGGAGCCATCAATGAAGCAATTTTTGGACCTCTTGGATAGTCGTATCGGAAGAGAGCACGGAAATTGGCTGGAATCTGG GTACTATATTGGTATTTCATTGAGCTGCCTGCTTCTAGGTTTTGGAGATGAGTCGAATGTTCTAATGCGGGCCATTCTGAATCGTAACCGAAAACATTCAGAGGATATGGACGATAACTCCGAAGCAAATACAAAACCATGTGCCACCTTTAAGACTTCGGTGTCATTTGCAGCACGGACGTTTGAGATTGTTATTGCTCGCTGGGGTGACAAAAATACCTTACCGTGCCTGCATACTCTCTTGGTGTTCTACTGGTTTATGATGGACTTTGACGCAGGAAAGCAGTATCTAGAAGACTCGCTTCCGTGGGAACAGACGGCTTTGCTGTTGAACTATCTGCTGAGGACTAGCGAAGTCGCGCCGCGCCTAGATACAGACGAGATACCTTGGCCAGAAGGTGGGATCGCGCACCCTCTGCCTGAAGACTACGCGATGCGCGGATTAATCTACACCGAGAACTACTATCCAAAGAACTGGTTTGACAACACTGCaattgacgacgacgaaaagtACTTTGAACCTGCTTCAACTGTCGGCAAGCGAAGCGAGAGAATCTTGTGGCTTGGCCATAGCATTGCCCTGAAGAGGAGAAAACTGTTTTGGGACAAGCATGCGAAACAGTTCTCGACCAAGAGTAATGAGATCGATGTGCGCCAAAATGCAGCAGGCACTCCTGAGCCGCCCGCGTTGGAGCCCGCCGTTGCATCTGCTGAAACGGAAACGACGTCCCCGTGA